A section of the Streptomyces sp. SCL15-4 genome encodes:
- a CDS encoding phosphoribosylaminoimidazolesuccinocarboxamide synthase has protein sequence MSGFVEKPEPIEVPGLVHLHTGKVRDLYQNEAGDLVMVASDRMSAYDWVLPTEIPDKGRVLTQLSLWWFDQLRDLAANHVIGTEVPEGAPADWAGRTLVCKSLKMVPVECVARGYLTGSGLAEYRESRTVCGLALPEGLVDGSELPAPIFTPATKAAVGEHDENVSYEEVARQVGAETAAQLRQATLAVYARARDIARDRGIILADTKFEFGFDGDTLVLADEVLTPDSSRFWPADTWQPGRAQPSYDKQFVRDWLTSPASGWDRRSEQPPPPLPDEVVAATRQKYVEAYERLTGTGWS, from the coding sequence GTGTCCGGATTCGTAGAAAAGCCCGAGCCGATCGAGGTTCCGGGCCTGGTGCACCTGCACACCGGAAAGGTGCGCGACCTGTACCAGAACGAGGCGGGCGACCTCGTGATGGTCGCCAGCGACCGCATGTCCGCCTACGACTGGGTGCTGCCCACCGAGATCCCCGACAAGGGCCGGGTCCTCACCCAGCTCTCCCTGTGGTGGTTCGACCAGCTGCGCGACCTGGCCGCGAACCACGTCATCGGCACCGAGGTGCCCGAGGGCGCCCCGGCCGACTGGGCGGGCCGGACGCTGGTGTGCAAGTCCCTGAAGATGGTCCCGGTGGAGTGCGTGGCCCGCGGCTACCTCACCGGTTCCGGCCTCGCCGAGTACCGGGAGTCCCGTACGGTCTGCGGCCTCGCCCTCCCCGAAGGCCTCGTGGACGGCTCCGAGCTGCCCGCCCCGATCTTCACCCCGGCCACCAAGGCCGCGGTGGGCGAGCACGACGAGAACGTCTCCTACGAGGAGGTGGCCCGCCAGGTCGGCGCGGAGACCGCCGCCCAGCTGCGCCAGGCCACGCTCGCCGTGTACGCGCGGGCCCGGGACATCGCCCGGGACCGGGGGATCATCCTGGCCGACACCAAGTTCGAGTTCGGCTTCGACGGCGACACGCTCGTCCTCGCCGACGAGGTCCTCACCCCGGACTCCTCCCGCTTCTGGCCGGCCGACACCTGGCAGCCGGGCCGCGCCCAGCCGTCGTACGACAAGCAGTTCGTGCGCGACTGGCTGACCTCGCCGGCCTCCGGCTGGGACCGCCGGAGCGAGCAGCCTCCGCCGCCGCTGCCGGACGAGGTCGTGGCCGCGACCCGGCAGAAGTACGTGGAGGCGTACGAGCGGCTGACCGGCACCGGCT